The Ornithorhynchus anatinus isolate Pmale09 chromosome X2, mOrnAna1.pri.v4, whole genome shotgun sequence genome window below encodes:
- the DOK3 gene encoding docking protein 3, with amino-acid sequence METPLRDGILYQQHVKFGKKCWRKVWALLYPGGPSGVARLESWDMRDGGPAGDKPSSRRGERRVIRLADCVSVRSVDGESCPRAAAAFLLNTSERSHVLAAEQRAEWMAQICQLAFPCMNENLGLGESGPLPRGDLHMEENSIYSSWQEVGEFPVLVQKTEAATWCQLKGNYVLVTTQDGIHLNEPSSRQTLYVWPYHFLRKFGQDKGVFSFEAGRRCDSGEGLFAFSSPRAAELCGSVAAAIARQRERLSEPGRGSEGCRGGGGSRPPPAPGPRPQALPRASSLPEVEPETWLEPALELRDMAEGCGGLPRPGRARVLPERGPQSLPPTLSVSEESGLPGSPSPVLYASVSKGASIGPGLPGGACEEGLGPDTHKAWDHLYENLCGLDRGAAGPQEPGVREALDGGSSGLSPIYDNSLGLGWPGPASIEPSLEAQYRRLLELEGPDGREDGAAGEEEEEEEGASPGRAKPQTGFKAKLVTLLGREKLRKGPVPSEKP; translated from the exons TGTACCCCGGCGGCCCCTCGGGCGTGGCACGGCTGGAGAGCTGGGACATGAGGGACGgcggccccgcgggggacaagccCAGCAGCCGGCGGGGGGAGAGGCGCGTCATCCGGCTGGCCGACTGCGTGTCCGTGCGGAGCGTCGACGGCGAGAGCTGTCCACGGGCGGCCGCCGCCTTTCTCCTCAACACGTCCGAGCGCAGCCACGTGCTGGCGGCCGAGCAGCGGGCGGAGTGGATGGCACAGATCTGCCAGCTGGCCTTCCCG TGCATGAacgagaacctgggcctgggggagTCAGGTCCGCTGCCCCGAGGGGACCTCCATATGGAAGAGAACTCCATCTACTCCTCCTGGCAGGAAG TGGGGGAGTTCCCGGTGTTGGTACAGAAGACGGAGGCGGCCACGTGGTGCCAGTTAAAGGGAAACTACGTTCTGGTCACCACCCAGGATGGCATTCACCTGAACGAACCCTCCAGCCGCCAAACCCTCTACGTCTGGCCTTACCACTTCCTGCGCAAGTTTGGCCAAGACAAG GGAGTGTTCTCCTTTGAGGCCGGCCGCCGCTGCGACTCGGGAGAGGGGCTCTTCGCCTTCAGCTCTCCACGTGCCGCCGAGCTGTGCGGATCCGTGGCCGCCGCCATCGCCCGTCAGCGGGAGCGTCTctcggagccgggccggggcagCGAGGgctgccggggcggcgggggctcccggccgcccccggcccccggcccccgtccgcaGGCCCTCCCGCGGGCCTCGTCTCTGCCCGAGGTGGAGCCCGAGACGTGGCTGGAGCCGGCCCTGGAGCTGCGCGATATGGCGGAGGGTTGCGGGGGCCTCCCGCGGCCGGGTCGGGCCCGGGTCCTCCCGGAGCGGGGGCCGCAGAGCCTGCCCCCGACCCTGAGCGTGTCTGAGGAGTCTGGCCTGCCTGGAAGCCCGTCGCCGGTGCTCTACGCCTCCGTGTCCAAGGGAGCCAGCATAGGGCCGGGCTTACCCGGCGGAGCCTGCGAGGAGGGGCTCGGGCCCGACACGCACAAGGCGTGGGACCACCTGTACGAGAACCTGTGCGGCCTGGATaggggggccgccgggccgcaGGAGCCGGGGGTCCGCGAGGCCCTGGACGGCGGCTCCAGCGGCCTCTCCCCCATCTATGacaacagcctgggcctgggctggcCCGGGCCGGCCTCCATCGAGCCCAGCCTGGAGGCCCAGTACCGGCGCCTCCTGGAGCTGGAGGGGCCCGACGGCAGAGAGGACGGAgcggcgggagaagaggaggaggaggaggagggggcctctCCGGGCCGGGCCAAGCCGCAAACGGGCTTCAAGGCCAAGCTGGTGACCCTGCTGGGCCGGGAGAAGCTGAGGAAAGGTCCCGTCCCCAGCGAGaagccctga